A genome region from Eschrichtius robustus isolate mEscRob2 chromosome 4, mEscRob2.pri, whole genome shotgun sequence includes the following:
- the GUCY1B1 gene encoding guanylate cyclase soluble subunit beta-1, with protein MYGFVNHALELLVIRNYGPEVWEDIKREAQLDEEGQFLVRIIYEDSKTYDLVAAASKVLNLNAGEILQMFGKMFFVFCQESGYDTILRVLGSNVREFLQNLDALHDHLATIYPGMRAPSFRCTDAEKGKGLILHYYSEREGLQDIVIGIIKTVAQQIHDTEIDMKVIQQRNEECDHTQFLIEEKESKEEDFYEDLDRFEENGTQESRISPYTFCKAFPFHIIFNRDLVVTQCGNAIYRVLPQLQPGTCNLLSVFSLVRPHIDISFHGILSHINTVFVLRSKEGLLDVEKSECEDELTGTEISCLRLKGQMIYLSEADSILFLCSPSVMNLDDLTRRGLYLSDIPLHDATRDLVLLGEQFREEYKLTQELEILTDRLQLTLRALEDEKKKTDTLLYSVLPPSVANELRHKRPVPAKRYDNVTILFSGIVGFNAFCSKHASGEGAMKIVNLLNDLYTRFDTLTDSRKNPFVYKVETVGDKYMTVSGLPEPCIHHARSICHLALDMMEIAGQVQVDGESVQITIGIHTGEVVTGVIGQRMPRYCLFGNTVNLTSRTETTGQKGKINVSEYTYRCLMTPENSDPQFHLEHRGPVSMKGKKEPMQVWFLSRKITGTEETKQDDN; from the exons gaGAGAGGCACAGTTGGATGAAGAAGGACAGTTTCTTGTCCGAATAATATACGAAGATTCTAAAACGTATGATCTGGTTGCTGCCGCAAGCAAAGTCCTCA ATCTCAATGCTGGAGAAATCCTCCAAATGTTTGGGAAGATGTTTTTCGTCTTTTGTCAAGAATCTGGTTATGACACAATCCTGCGTGTGCTGGGATCTAATGTCAGAGAATTTCTGCAG AACCTCGATGCCCTGCACGACCACCTTGCGACCATCTACCCGGGTATGCGGGCACCTTCCTTTAGGTGCACCGATGCAGAGAAGGGCAAAGGGCTCATCCTGCACTACTACTCGGAGAGAGAAGGCCTGCAGGACATTGTCATCGGGATCATAAAAACGGTAGCCCAGCAGATACACGACACTGAGATAGACATGAAG GTTATTCAGCAAAGAAACGAAGAATGTGATCATACTCAATTTTTGATTGAAGAAAAAGAGTCAAAGGAAGAGGATTTTTATGAAGATCTTGACAGATTTGAAGAAAATGGTACCCAGGAATCACGCATCAGCCCATATACCTTCTGCAAAGCTTTTCCCTTTCACATCATATTCAACCGGGATCTCGTGGTCACTCAGTGTGGCAATGCCATCTACAGAGTCCTTCCCCAG CTCCAGCCTGGGACCTGCAACCTCCTGTCTGTCTTCTCCCTGGTCCGTCCTCATATTGACATCAGTTTCCATGGGATCCTCTCCCACATCAATACGGTCTTCGTATTGAGAAGCAAG gaaGGGTTGTTGGATGTAGAGAAATCAGAGTGTGAGGATGAACTGACGGGCACTGAGATCAGCTGCTTACGGCTCAAGGGCCAGATGATCTACTTATCTGAAGCAGACAGCATACTTTTCCTGTGCTCACCAAG TGTCATGAACCTGGACGACCTGACCCGGCGCGGGCTGTACCTGAGCGACATCCCGCTGCACGATGCCACGCGGGACCTCGTGCTGCTGGGGGAGCAGTTCCGAGAGGAGTACAAGCTGACCCAGGAGCTGGAGATCCTCACGGACAGGCTGCAGCTCACATTGCGCGCCCTGGAAGATGAAAAGAAGAAGACAGACAC GTTGCTGTACTCTGTCCTTCCTCCGTCCGTGGCCAACGAGCTGAGGCACAAGCGTCCGGTGCCCGCGAAGAGGTACGACAACGTGACCATCCTCTTCAGCGGCATCGTGGGCTTCAACGCCTTCTGCAGCAAGCATGCGTCTGGGGAAGGCGCCATGAAGATTGTCAACCTCCTCAACGACCTCTACACCAGATTCGACACGCTGACAGACTCCCGGAAAAATCCGTTTGTTTATAAG GTGGAAACGGTCGGTGATAAGTACATGACGGTGAGTGGGTTACCAGAGCCCTGCATCCACCATGCACGTTCCATTTGCCACCTGGCTTTGGACATGATGGAAATTGCCGGCCAGGTCCAGGTAGATGGTGAATCTGTTCAG ATAACAATAGGGATTCACACAGGGGAGGTAGTCACTGGTGTCATAGGACAGAGGATGCCTCGCTATTGTCTTTTTGGAAATACTGTCAACCTCACAAGCCGAACAGAAACCACcggacaaaaaggaaaaataaatgtgtcTGAATATACATACAG ATGTCTCATGACACCAGAAAATTCAGACCCACAATTCCATTTGGAGCACAGAGGCCCAGTGTCCATGAAGGGCAAAAAAGAGCCAATGCAAGTTTGGTTTCTATCCAGAAAAATTACAGGAACAGAG GAAACAAAGCAGGATGACAACTGA